From Alteromonas sp. RKMC-009, one genomic window encodes:
- a CDS encoding uroporphyrinogen-III C-methyltransferase, translating into MADNDKHNTDSTLVLPEEKDITPSSTASGKDKAGAEPTSKHPSHAGLWIVIILTLLIAAGTAAAGYWFLWQKDSGQSALADEQSAQKAILGNLNDENAQLQRKLIELEKSKQALAGTVNSLTEKTESLQLQTEQLLSQLGEMEGRRPSDWLLAEADYLVRMAGRKVWLEQDTDTAVLLLENADQRLKELSDPSVIPVRGLIAQDIQTLRQVNRTDTVKLALTLSGFLSQVDALPLKTFTRPDENTGKEALSESVDDWKSNLAKVWHSIVDDFISVRRTDAPVAPMMTAEEMWLYKEQLKLQIMQAQSAAMSGEDNLYQQSVANAKALLNDKFDTDAPEINGALSTLDALGEANVQENLPEELSAMAPLQRLLESRVKAAYGKGEAAQ; encoded by the coding sequence ATGGCTGACAACGATAAACACAATACGGATTCCACACTGGTGTTGCCTGAAGAAAAAGACATCACGCCGTCGTCAACGGCATCCGGCAAAGACAAGGCCGGTGCTGAACCTACTTCCAAACATCCGTCCCACGCCGGCTTATGGATTGTCATTATCCTCACCTTGTTGATTGCAGCCGGTACCGCAGCGGCGGGCTACTGGTTTCTGTGGCAAAAAGACAGTGGTCAGAGCGCACTGGCAGACGAGCAGTCGGCGCAAAAGGCAATTCTGGGCAACCTGAACGATGAAAATGCACAACTCCAGCGAAAGCTCATCGAACTGGAAAAAAGTAAGCAGGCACTTGCCGGCACGGTGAACAGCCTGACGGAAAAAACAGAGTCCCTGCAACTGCAAACCGAGCAACTACTATCACAATTAGGTGAAATGGAAGGCCGCCGCCCGTCAGACTGGTTGCTGGCAGAAGCGGATTATCTGGTGCGCATGGCCGGCCGTAAAGTGTGGCTTGAACAGGATACAGATACTGCAGTGCTGCTGCTTGAAAATGCCGATCAGCGTTTAAAAGAGCTTTCCGATCCGTCAGTGATCCCGGTGCGCGGGCTGATTGCACAGGATATTCAGACACTGCGTCAGGTTAACCGCACAGACACCGTTAAACTTGCATTAACCCTGTCAGGTTTCCTGTCTCAGGTAGACGCGTTGCCGTTAAAAACCTTCACCCGTCCGGATGAAAATACAGGCAAGGAAGCGCTGTCTGAATCGGTAGACGACTGGAAAAGTAATCTGGCGAAAGTCTGGCATTCTATTGTTGACGATTTTATTTCAGTACGACGCACTGATGCGCCTGTTGCACCTATGATGACTGCTGAAGAAATGTGGCTGTACAAAGAGCAGCTTAAACTGCAAATCATGCAGGCACAGTCTGCTGCTATGAGCGGTGAAGACAATCTGTATCAACAGTCGGTTGCAAACGCTAAAGCCCTGCTGAATGATAAATTTGATACTGATGCACCGGAAATTAACGGCGCACTGTCTACCCTGGATGCCCTTGGTGAAGCCAATGTGCAAGAAAACCTGCCGGAAGAACTCAGTGCTATGGCACCGCTTCAACGCTTGCTGGAATCCCGCGTTAAAGCCGCTTACGGCAAAGGAGAGGCAGCACAATGA
- a CDS encoding uroporphyrinogen-III synthase, giving the protein MILITRPEQKLAKSVAAFRLAGISCSGVAPLTITSCEEELSRLAHHLATQPADYIIVTSAFAAQLLSALPLSALPSRWFAVGTSTAQVLEECGLSVAVPEQQNSEGLLALSQLNSANRRQIVIIKGQGGRTTLRDTLLLQQNHVEEFAVYQRLLLEKPIQTDNWQWPQITGIVATSGEMAEQLFRVYDTNMLRKQRWLTVSDRVAAQISASGATQVAVCSDASDNTLCAWIKENWE; this is encoded by the coding sequence ATGATATTGATTACCCGCCCTGAGCAGAAGCTGGCGAAAAGTGTCGCAGCCTTTCGCCTGGCGGGTATTTCATGTTCTGGTGTCGCCCCGCTGACCATCACTTCATGCGAAGAAGAACTTAGCCGTCTTGCACATCATCTTGCAACGCAGCCTGCAGATTACATCATCGTTACCAGTGCTTTTGCCGCGCAGTTGTTATCTGCGTTACCGCTGTCAGCACTGCCCTCCCGCTGGTTTGCGGTAGGCACATCAACCGCACAGGTGCTTGAGGAATGTGGCCTGTCTGTAGCAGTACCGGAGCAGCAAAATTCAGAAGGTTTATTGGCGTTATCACAACTCAATAGTGCAAACCGGCGACAAATCGTTATTATTAAAGGGCAAGGTGGTCGAACCACTTTGCGGGACACGCTCTTATTGCAGCAAAACCACGTAGAAGAATTTGCGGTCTACCAGCGTCTGTTGCTGGAAAAACCTATACAAACAGATAATTGGCAGTGGCCACAGATTACAGGCATAGTGGCAACCAGCGGCGAAATGGCAGAGCAGCTGTTTCGCGTTTATGATACTAACATGTTGCGAAAGCAACGCTGGCTGACCGTCAGCGACAGAGTAGCAGCACAAATCAGCGCCTCAGGTGCAACGCAGGTTGCCGTTTGCAGTGACGCCAGTGACAACACGCTATGTGCGTGGATAAAGGAAAATTGGGAGTAA